A region from the Hypericibacter adhaerens genome encodes:
- a CDS encoding TOTE conflict system archaeo-eukaryotic primase domain-containing protein, whose protein sequence is MRTWPSGAVSKRLALGGGAETAHELEVEIERLRDRLAANEAERKELEAALRDLLSRRSAAAANYSPPAIADAPGVTAASPTAEKIALFRGLFAGRADVFPVRWENRKTAKSGYAPACANEWVKGICGKPQVKCGECPHQAFTPVADDIIEKHLRGEAARGSGGDFVAGVYPLLPDETCWFLAADFDEESWAADALAVLETCQVKGVPAALERSRSGNGGHVWIFFSEPVSARTARQLGAAMLTETMERRPEIGFASYDRFFPSQDTMPVGGFGNLIALPLQRRARELGNSVFIDQDLRPYDDQWAFLAAMPRLSATAAAEIVDDAETRGRILGVRMPVEDEEADEPWRMTPSRRPKVGPVGSPLSGKITIVVADQLYIDRTDLPSAMTTRLIRLAAFQNPEFYRAQSMRFPTFGKPRIISCAELHRRHVGLPRGCLDEAVELIRDEGAEVELNDLRVIGDPLASRVRFQGTLYEPQVKAFEALLPHEHGVLAATTAFGKTVVAAALIAQRGRNALVLVHRRELLIQWVERLRTFLDIDPKDIGVIGGGRRKPTGIIDVALIQSLVRRGEVSDMVANYGHLVVDECHHLSAASFELVARRAKARYVLGLSATVARKDGHHPIIFMQCGPVRHRVDARAQAAERGIVHRARTRSTQFQLPLPLAGSDRPSMPAIYAAIAQDESRNDLIFDDVLKALEAKRSPIVLTERRDHLEYLQGRFSRFVRNLVVLRGGMSAAERKMSDAALRVADDQERLILSTGRYIGEGFDDPRLDALFLTMPISWKGTLAQYVGRLHRQHAGKTEVLVVDYVDDFVPILARMAAKRRSGYRALGYTVE, encoded by the coding sequence ATGAGGACTTGGCCGAGCGGAGCTGTCTCGAAACGACTGGCGCTGGGTGGTGGCGCCGAAACTGCGCACGAACTCGAGGTCGAGATTGAGCGGCTTCGAGACCGCCTTGCCGCAAATGAGGCCGAGCGGAAAGAGCTTGAGGCCGCGCTGAGGGATCTCCTGAGCCGGCGCTCAGCTGCGGCTGCAAATTATTCACCACCCGCCATTGCAGATGCGCCGGGGGTCACTGCCGCGTCACCCACCGCGGAAAAGATCGCGCTGTTTCGGGGCCTATTCGCAGGCCGTGCTGACGTATTCCCCGTCAGGTGGGAGAATCGGAAGACCGCAAAGTCCGGCTACGCGCCCGCGTGCGCTAACGAGTGGGTGAAAGGGATATGCGGCAAGCCTCAGGTCAAATGCGGAGAGTGCCCTCATCAAGCCTTCACCCCGGTCGCCGACGACATCATCGAAAAGCATCTACGCGGCGAGGCCGCACGCGGTTCTGGCGGCGATTTCGTGGCGGGTGTTTATCCGCTGCTTCCTGACGAGACCTGCTGGTTTCTGGCCGCCGATTTTGACGAGGAGAGCTGGGCGGCTGACGCCTTGGCCGTGCTGGAGACTTGCCAGGTCAAGGGCGTTCCTGCGGCCCTTGAGCGGTCTCGATCCGGCAATGGTGGTCATGTGTGGATCTTCTTCTCTGAGCCGGTTTCGGCGCGCACCGCTCGGCAACTTGGCGCGGCCATGCTGACGGAAACGATGGAGCGTCGCCCGGAAATAGGTTTCGCCTCATACGATCGCTTTTTTCCGAGCCAAGACACCATGCCGGTCGGCGGCTTCGGCAATCTGATCGCTTTACCTTTGCAGCGCCGCGCGCGCGAGCTTGGAAACAGTGTCTTCATCGACCAAGATCTTCGTCCATACGACGACCAATGGGCGTTTCTGGCGGCGATGCCACGGCTATCGGCCACGGCCGCCGCAGAAATCGTCGATGATGCGGAAACGCGTGGCCGTATTTTGGGCGTCCGCATGCCCGTCGAAGACGAAGAAGCGGACGAGCCCTGGCGCATGACCCCGTCTCGGCGCCCCAAAGTGGGGCCGGTCGGCAGTCCCCTGTCGGGCAAGATCACGATAGTGGTCGCCGACCAACTCTATATAGACCGGACCGATTTGCCGTCGGCAATGACGACGCGGCTCATACGCCTGGCGGCCTTCCAAAACCCTGAGTTCTATCGTGCGCAGTCCATGCGTTTCCCGACCTTCGGCAAGCCTCGGATTATCTCCTGCGCCGAACTTCATCGGCGTCATGTGGGGCTGCCCCGCGGATGCCTCGACGAAGCTGTTGAGCTGATCCGAGACGAGGGCGCCGAGGTTGAGTTGAATGATCTGAGGGTGATCGGCGATCCGCTTGCGAGCCGAGTACGGTTTCAGGGGACGTTGTACGAGCCGCAGGTCAAGGCGTTCGAGGCCCTGCTTCCGCATGAGCATGGCGTGCTCGCGGCGACGACCGCCTTCGGCAAGACGGTGGTGGCCGCAGCCTTGATTGCGCAACGCGGACGCAATGCGCTTGTTCTTGTCCATCGCCGCGAATTACTCATCCAGTGGGTGGAGCGGCTAAGGACATTCCTCGATATCGATCCGAAGGATATCGGCGTTATCGGCGGCGGACGTCGCAAGCCGACTGGTATCATTGATGTCGCATTGATCCAGAGCCTCGTGCGCCGAGGTGAAGTATCCGACATGGTAGCGAACTATGGTCATCTGGTTGTCGATGAGTGCCATCATCTTTCGGCAGCGAGTTTTGAGCTTGTGGCCCGCCGGGCGAAAGCGCGCTATGTCCTCGGACTGTCCGCGACCGTGGCCCGCAAAGATGGTCACCATCCAATCATCTTCATGCAATGTGGCCCTGTTCGGCATCGCGTTGATGCGCGTGCCCAGGCGGCGGAGCGGGGAATTGTTCACCGCGCCAGGACTCGATCGACGCAGTTTCAACTGCCACTGCCTTTGGCGGGGTCTGACCGTCCTTCCATGCCAGCAATTTATGCAGCCATCGCACAGGACGAGTCGCGTAACGACCTGATCTTCGACGATGTGCTGAAGGCGCTGGAGGCGAAGCGCTCACCGATCGTGCTCACCGAACGCCGGGATCATCTCGAATACCTACAAGGCCGCTTTTCGCGCTTCGTTCGAAACCTGGTTGTCCTGCGAGGTGGAATGTCGGCGGCCGAGCGTAAGATGTCAGATGCCGCATTGCGGGTGGCGGACGATCAGGAGCGGCTCATCCTCTCGACAGGGCGTTACATCGGCGAGGGCTTCGATGACCCAAGATTGGATGCGCTGTTCTTGACGATGCCCATTTCGTGGAAGGGCACGTTGGCCCAATATGTAGGTCGGCTTCACCGGCAGCATGCAGGTAAAACAGAGGTTCTCGTCGTCGACTATGTCGATGACTTCGTGCCAATTCTTGCGCGGATGGCGGCAAAGCGGCGATCTGGATATCGGGCGCTCGGCTATACGGTTGAGTGA
- a CDS encoding Fic family protein: MTAGGEKVDAFVPFDLPPARPSLAIDAKFERRLGQAEQALVRLDLASEMVPSLDWFIYAFVRKEAVITSQIEGTQASLVDLLAFEAEEQPSPNADVEEVTNYLDALTYARTQLGSKRGLPISLRLLNEAHKRLMRGGRGASKQPGEIRRSQNWIGGSRPGNAVYVPPPSDKLPKLLGAFEKYIHAEDRLPKLVRTALLHAQFESIHPYLDGNGRIGRLMIALLLEHWGLLKQPLLYLSLFFKRHREEYYRRLNLVRLEGDWEGWTDFFLDGVATIADEAVASARDLFNLVSTDRARLLGVESASVSAFRLFELLPRHPIVSVASAMRLLGTSKPTATRAIEVLTEIGILVETTGKKRDRSFAYRAYMERLRTGTELDLSR; the protein is encoded by the coding sequence GTGACCGCCGGCGGCGAAAAGGTCGATGCCTTCGTTCCTTTCGATCTGCCGCCCGCGCGGCCGTCGCTCGCCATCGACGCCAAATTTGAACGCCGCCTCGGGCAAGCCGAGCAGGCGCTTGTCCGGCTCGATCTGGCGAGCGAGATGGTGCCTTCGCTCGATTGGTTCATCTACGCATTCGTGCGCAAAGAGGCGGTTATCACGTCTCAGATCGAGGGGACACAGGCATCGCTCGTGGACCTTCTGGCCTTCGAAGCCGAGGAGCAGCCCTCACCCAACGCAGATGTCGAGGAGGTCACGAACTACCTCGACGCCCTCACCTACGCGCGAACCCAACTCGGGTCGAAGCGCGGTCTGCCAATCTCGCTGCGGCTCTTGAACGAAGCCCACAAGCGGCTGATGCGCGGTGGGCGCGGAGCAAGCAAGCAACCTGGAGAAATCCGCCGCAGCCAGAACTGGATTGGCGGGAGCCGCCCGGGGAACGCAGTCTACGTTCCCCCGCCCTCCGACAAGCTTCCAAAGCTCCTCGGCGCATTCGAGAAATACATTCATGCCGAGGACCGGCTGCCGAAACTCGTGCGGACTGCTCTTCTGCATGCTCAGTTCGAATCCATTCACCCCTATCTTGATGGCAACGGGCGGATCGGGCGCCTGATGATCGCCCTGCTGCTGGAGCACTGGGGCTTATTGAAGCAGCCGCTTCTCTATCTCAGCCTTTTCTTTAAACGCCATCGCGAAGAGTATTACCGGCGCCTCAACCTTGTGCGTCTGGAAGGCGACTGGGAAGGTTGGACCGATTTCTTTCTCGATGGCGTCGCCACGATCGCCGACGAAGCCGTTGCATCGGCGCGCGATTTGTTCAACCTCGTGAGCACGGATCGCGCGCGGCTGCTTGGTGTTGAATCAGCATCGGTCTCTGCCTTCCGATTGTTCGAGCTACTTCCCCGTCATCCGATCGTGAGCGTCGCATCGGCCATGAGGCTGCTCGGCACCAGCAAGCCGACTGCTACCCGTGCAATCGAGGTGCTGACCGAGATCGGCATCCTCGTAGAAACGACAGGAAAGAAGCGCGACCGCAGCTTTGCTTATCGCGCCTATATGGAGCGCCTGCGAACCGGAACTGAGCTCGACCTTAGCCGCTGA